CGACTCATAATCGTCACCAAGCAATAATCAGCGCTCTGTTGAATTTTGCTGTTGAATCTGGCTACATTCAATCAAACCCAGTTAGCCGTCTGAGTCTGAGGAAACCAAATCGAGAACGGGGAGAACACAATACAGACGAGATAATACGCTACCTCACGTCTCAAGAATTAGATATTTTGTATGATTTGTTAAAAAAATCTAATGCTAGACTTGAGACGATAGTCCGCTTGCTGCATCGAAGTGGAGCTAGAATTGGAGAATTACTTGGACTGGAACTGGCACAAATTTTTCAGGAACAACGTAAATTTCAGGTAGTGGGTAAAGGCAACAAAAAACGCTGGTGCTTTTATAGTGAAGATGCAGAAATTGCTTTAAAAAACTATATAAAATATTATCGTCATCCAGGTTCAACAGCATTATTCACCGCTCAACATCCAACGACTAAAGTTGTAACACCAGTAAGTTATGAGGCAGTAACGGCAGACTGGCGAGAAATAATTGACCAAAGCCAGAAATTAAAAGGGATTAGGC
The window above is part of the Nostoc commune NIES-4072 genome. Proteins encoded here:
- a CDS encoding tyrosine-type recombinase/integrase; the protein is MTTTLAQVATAFLSRQGLAASTLKSYELTLLSLLKEHGSLPIELVDRQLLKDYLARLDELKYTTHNRHQAIISALLNFAVESGYIQSNPVSRLSLRKPNRERGEHNTDEIIRYLTSQELDILYDLLKKSNARLETIVRLLHRSGARIGELLGLELAQIFQEQRKFQVVGKGNKKRWCFYSEDAEIALKNYIKYYRHPGSTALFTAQHPTTKVVTPVSYEAVTADWREIIDQSQKLKGIRLHDLRHTFATERVGLMGIEELRALMGHENIQTTLRYQKVTSARAEIVAKSALENLKKVYKSI